One region of Priestia megaterium genomic DNA includes:
- a CDS encoding nitroreductase family protein has protein sequence MTTKDFNEIALKRRSIKKYDPSIKISREEMEEILTEAMRAPSSVNMQPWRFVVIETPEGKEKLAELAKFNSEQVHTSSAVIAVFGDMNNVEYADEIFGKAVELGYMPQDIKEQQLNFFKPIYENMPKADMKDIVLIDSGLVSMQLMLVARAHGYDTNPIGGYEKHLIAEAFGLDKERYLPIMLISIGKAASEGHASYRLPVNTVTTWK, from the coding sequence ATGACTACAAAAGACTTTAACGAAATTGCTTTAAAACGTCGTTCAATTAAAAAATATGATCCTTCAATAAAAATTAGCCGTGAGGAAATGGAGGAAATTCTTACAGAAGCTATGCGCGCTCCTTCTTCTGTTAATATGCAGCCGTGGCGCTTTGTTGTAATTGAAACGCCGGAAGGAAAAGAAAAGCTAGCTGAACTTGCGAAATTTAACAGTGAACAAGTTCATACATCTTCAGCTGTTATTGCCGTGTTTGGTGATATGAATAACGTTGAATATGCAGATGAGATTTTCGGCAAGGCCGTAGAGCTTGGCTATATGCCTCAAGACATTAAAGAACAGCAGCTAAATTTCTTTAAGCCGATTTACGAAAACATGCCAAAAGCAGATATGAAAGACATCGTGCTGATCGATTCAGGTCTTGTATCTATGCAGCTTATGCTTGTTGCTCGTGCTCACGGGTATGATACAAATCCAATTGGCGGATACGAAAAACACTTAATTGCAGAAGCATTCGGTCTAGATAAAGAACGTTATCTTCCAATTATGCTTATCTCAATCGGAAAAGCAGCAAGCGAAGGCCATGCTTCTTACCGTTTACCGGTCAATACGGTTACGACTTGGAAATAA
- a CDS encoding MBL fold metallo-hydrolase, with amino-acid sequence MKITHIRNATLLVEYGGKTFLIDPMLAKKGTYPPFPNSIRQDQNNPLVSLPLSVEEIIEGIDAVILTHLHLDHFDDAAKQALPNDIKMFVQNEEDAAVVRADGFKNVEVLTKNTVFEGIQLSKTKGEHGRGEILKRTGLVCGVVFKHKSKKTLYVAGDTVWYSAVEEEINTHQPDVIIVNGGDNQFLEGGSLVMGKEDIYEVHKVAPHATILSVHMEAVNHWALSREELKSFINEKDMASRVFVPDDGEVYTF; translated from the coding sequence ATGAAGATTACACATATTCGAAATGCCACTTTACTTGTTGAATACGGGGGAAAAACGTTTTTAATTGATCCCATGTTAGCGAAGAAAGGAACGTACCCTCCTTTCCCAAATTCGATCAGACAAGATCAAAACAATCCTTTAGTAAGCTTACCGTTATCCGTTGAAGAGATTATTGAGGGTATTGATGCCGTAATTCTCACTCACCTTCATTTGGACCATTTTGACGATGCCGCTAAACAGGCGTTGCCAAACGATATCAAAATGTTCGTTCAAAATGAAGAAGATGCCGCAGTAGTAAGAGCTGATGGTTTTAAAAATGTAGAAGTACTAACAAAGAACACGGTCTTTGAAGGCATCCAATTATCCAAAACAAAAGGTGAACACGGAAGAGGAGAAATTTTAAAGCGTACTGGTTTAGTATGCGGCGTTGTTTTTAAACACAAGAGCAAAAAAACGCTTTATGTAGCTGGAGATACGGTATGGTATTCCGCTGTTGAAGAAGAAATCAACACCCATCAACCGGATGTCATTATCGTAAACGGCGGCGATAATCAGTTTTTAGAAGGCGGTTCTCTTGTGATGGGGAAAGAAGATATTTACGAAGTACACAAAGTGGCCCCTCATGCTACGATTCTTTCTGTTCATATGGAAGCTGTAAATCACTGGGCGCTATCAAGAGAAGAGTTAAAAAGCTTTATCAACGAAAAAGATATGGCGTCCCGCGTCTTTGTTCCAGATGATGGCGAGGTTTATACTTTTTAA
- a CDS encoding DUF4003 family protein, whose product MVPGNIQQKINQYRDFYISLKNELKWKAADHKQFMAIASMYAVKGKPLKLQDYLELSDYIKNQVGMFSTLKSSQRFTIAAMLDTRYENPKETFHEFLDVYDQLIQGGFTRGAFTYIAASAMLSNESSRSHKEMVRRSAEIYQGMKKKHLFLTSSGDVPLAVLLAETSESTDDLMHEIEHFYTTLAQHGFKKGNDLQFLSHILSIDKNLDADTLIERCVSVKEACESAGMKVKAMHYPVIGLLALFEKPETEIELIHEVVKQLNADKLFKWQKDINVMLGVNLVISEKLKDSRVVETGIYTTIETIIQAQQAAMLAVIASTSAVATTTTT is encoded by the coding sequence ATGGTGCCAGGGAATATTCAACAAAAAATAAATCAGTATAGAGATTTTTATATCAGCTTAAAAAATGAGCTCAAATGGAAAGCGGCAGATCACAAGCAGTTTATGGCTATCGCTTCTATGTATGCAGTGAAAGGTAAACCGCTCAAGCTTCAGGATTACCTCGAGTTAAGCGACTATATCAAAAATCAAGTAGGGATGTTTTCTACGTTAAAATCATCACAGCGTTTTACAATAGCAGCTATGCTTGATACTCGCTATGAGAATCCAAAAGAAACGTTTCATGAGTTTCTTGACGTATATGATCAATTGATACAAGGCGGATTTACGAGAGGCGCGTTTACGTACATTGCGGCTTCGGCTATGCTGTCGAATGAGTCAAGCCGAAGTCATAAAGAAATGGTCCGAAGATCCGCAGAAATTTATCAAGGCATGAAAAAGAAGCATCTTTTCCTTACTTCAAGCGGCGATGTACCTCTTGCCGTTCTATTAGCTGAAACGAGCGAGTCTACTGATGATCTCATGCATGAAATTGAACACTTCTATACAACATTGGCGCAGCATGGATTTAAAAAAGGAAATGACCTTCAATTTTTAAGTCATATTCTCTCAATCGATAAAAATTTAGATGCAGATACACTTATTGAAAGATGCGTATCAGTAAAAGAAGCCTGTGAATCGGCAGGTATGAAAGTAAAAGCGATGCACTACCCGGTCATTGGCTTATTAGCACTGTTTGAAAAACCAGAAACTGAAATTGAACTTATCCATGAAGTAGTGAAACAGCTAAACGCAGACAAGCTTTTTAAATGGCAGAAAGACATCAATGTTATGCTGGGGGTTAATTTGGTTATCAGTGAAAAACTGAAGGATTCTAGAGTGGTCGAAACGGGCATCTATACAACGATTGAAACCATTATTCAAGCTCAGCAAGCAGCTATGCTAGCGGTTATTGCGAGCACTTCAGCAGTTGCTACTACGACTACTACTTGA
- a CDS encoding aldehyde dehydrogenase: protein MNNYQELTKKQLSFFNSGKTKDVAFRIETLKKLRELVVRHEEDILKAVKADLNKPEMEAKRAEVGLVLSEIDFAVENLAEWASPKEVETPSTHAGAKSYIYQDPYGLALVIAPWNYPFQLAVSPVVGAIAAGNCVVLKPSELTPHTSSLLAKMFNENFPEEYLTVVEGEVETSTALLKENFDYIFFTGSTMVGKIVAEAAAKHLTPVTLELGGKSPTIVHEDANIEEAAKRIARGKFANAGQTCVAPDYILVQRNVKDELLANLKAVVTNTYGEDVSQNLDFPHVVSEKHFDRLSSFLTNGDIVFGGKTDRSRLFIEPTVLDNISWEDDVMQDEIFGPILPVIVYDEISEVIQAIVKRPKPLALYLFSEDEAVQDHILNSVSFGGGSINDTINHMTSHYLPFGGVGDSGMGAYHGKASFDTFSHAKSILKRSNK, encoded by the coding sequence ATGAATAACTATCAAGAACTTACAAAAAAACAGCTTTCATTCTTCAACAGCGGTAAAACAAAAGACGTTGCGTTCCGTATCGAAACGCTAAAAAAATTAAGAGAACTTGTGGTGCGTCATGAAGAGGACATTTTAAAAGCAGTAAAAGCTGACCTTAACAAACCAGAAATGGAAGCAAAACGTGCAGAAGTTGGTCTTGTGCTAAGCGAAATCGACTTTGCAGTTGAGAATCTTGCAGAATGGGCATCGCCAAAAGAAGTAGAAACACCATCTACTCACGCTGGAGCAAAAAGCTACATTTATCAAGATCCATACGGTTTAGCTCTAGTGATTGCACCTTGGAACTATCCGTTCCAACTTGCTGTCTCACCGGTAGTAGGCGCGATTGCTGCAGGTAACTGCGTGGTGTTAAAACCTTCTGAATTAACACCTCATACGTCAAGCCTTCTTGCTAAGATGTTTAATGAAAACTTTCCTGAAGAATACTTGACTGTAGTCGAAGGTGAAGTGGAAACAAGCACGGCTTTACTAAAAGAAAACTTTGATTACATCTTCTTTACAGGAAGTACAATGGTCGGCAAAATTGTAGCAGAAGCTGCAGCTAAACATTTAACGCCTGTTACGCTAGAACTAGGCGGAAAAAGTCCTACAATTGTACACGAAGATGCTAATATTGAAGAAGCAGCTAAACGCATTGCGCGTGGTAAATTTGCAAATGCTGGTCAAACTTGCGTAGCGCCAGACTACATTCTTGTTCAGCGAAATGTAAAAGACGAGCTGCTAGCTAACCTAAAAGCAGTCGTAACAAACACATACGGTGAAGATGTTTCACAAAACCTAGACTTCCCTCACGTAGTGAGCGAAAAGCATTTTGATCGTCTTAGCAGCTTCTTAACAAACGGAGATATCGTTTTTGGAGGCAAAACGGATCGTTCTCGTCTGTTTATTGAACCAACTGTTCTTGACAACATCTCATGGGAAGATGATGTGATGCAAGATGAAATCTTTGGACCAATTCTTCCAGTCATCGTATACGATGAAATCTCAGAAGTAATCCAAGCAATCGTCAAACGTCCAAAACCATTAGCACTTTATCTTTTCTCTGAAGATGAAGCTGTTCAAGATCACATTTTAAACAGCGTGTCATTTGGCGGCGGTTCTATTAACGATACAATTAACCATATGACATCTCACTACCTTCCATTTGGCGGCGTTGGTGACAGCGGAATGGGTGCGTATCACGGAAAAGCAAGCTTTGATACATTTTCACATGCTAAAAGCATCTTAAAACGTTCAAATAAATAA
- a CDS encoding VOC family protein, with the protein MIKKMEHTAIIVGNMDETIHYYCDMFGFKVRLQGSTEKREMAFLYLEEQPGIEIELIRDIDPIGEYNKSGIVNHLAFTVEDINKAIQHYKSKGIEFLSSEPQPTLEGGRMILFHGPNEELLQLVERVKL; encoded by the coding sequence ATGATTAAAAAAATGGAGCATACAGCAATTATTGTTGGAAATATGGATGAGACGATTCACTACTACTGTGATATGTTTGGCTTTAAAGTTCGCCTTCAAGGATCTACCGAAAAAAGAGAGATGGCTTTTTTGTATCTTGAAGAACAGCCGGGGATCGAAATTGAGCTCATTCGAGATATTGATCCAATTGGCGAATACAACAAAAGCGGGATTGTTAACCATCTTGCCTTTACGGTAGAGGATATAAATAAGGCGATTCAACATTATAAGAGCAAAGGAATTGAATTTTTATCATCTGAGCCTCAGCCAACGCTTGAAGGCGGACGTATGATTTTATTTCACGGACCAAATGAAGAATTGCTGCAGTTAGTAGAAAGAGTTAAACTCTAA
- the gdh gene encoding glucose 1-dehydrogenase, producing the protein MYTDLKGKVVVVTGGSKGLGRAMAVRFGQEQSKVVVNYRSNEDEALEVKKEIEQAGGQAIIVRGDVTKEEDVVNLVETAVKEFGTLDVMINNAGVENPVPSHELSLENWNQVIDTNLTGAFLGSREAIKYFVENDIKGNVINMSSVHEMIPWPLFVHYAASKGGMKLMTETLALEYAPKGIRVNNIGPGAIDTPINAEKFADPEQRADVESMIPMGYIGNPEEIASVAAFLASSQASYVTGITLFADGGMTKYPSFQAGRG; encoded by the coding sequence ATGTATACAGATTTAAAAGGTAAAGTAGTAGTTGTAACAGGTGGATCAAAAGGATTGGGTCGCGCAATGGCCGTTCGTTTTGGTCAAGAGCAGTCAAAAGTAGTTGTAAACTACCGCAGCAATGAAGACGAAGCGCTAGAAGTGAAAAAAGAAATTGAACAAGCTGGCGGTCAAGCAATTATTGTTCGAGGCGACGTAACAAAAGAAGAAGACGTTGTGAACCTTGTAGAGACAGCTGTTAAAGAATTTGGCACATTAGACGTTATGATTAATAATGCTGGTGTTGAAAACCCGGTTCCTTCTCATGAATTATCATTAGAAAACTGGAATCAAGTAATCGACACAAACTTAACGGGCGCGTTTTTAGGCAGCCGCGAAGCGATTAAATATTTTGTTGAAAATGATATCAAAGGAAACGTTATTAACATGTCTAGCGTTCACGAAATGATTCCTTGGCCATTATTTGTTCACTATGCAGCAAGTAAAGGCGGCATGAAGCTAATGACGGAAACATTGGCTCTTGAATATGCACCAAAAGGAATCCGCGTGAATAACATTGGACCTGGGGCAATTGATACACCAATTAACGCTGAAAAATTCGCTGATCCAGAACAGCGTGCAGACGTAGAAAGTATGATTCCAATGGGCTACATCGGTAACCCGGAAGAAATCGCGTCAGTTGCAGCATTCTTAGCATCATCACAAGCAAGCTATGTAACAGGTATTACATTATTTGCGGATGGCGGTATGACAAAATATCCTTCTTTCCAAGCGGGAAGAGGTTAA
- a CDS encoding histidinol-phosphatase, whose translation MNAELKFDFHTHHDRCGHARGTIRDYIEASIDKGLDIIGISDHSPYFASEEDQPFPHIAMGKSAFSGYVAEILKLKEEYKQKIEVLLGVESDFFPEHAEIYQSYYKKYPFDYIIGSVHQVDEISIFHKTRWEGLSQKEKQRTKETYYQLIEESARSRMFQILGHIDAMKGFYPSFSSIETAVIDQTLKVISAHNIAIEVNTSGKTKDCGGWYPADDILERALHYGVHITFGSDAHDLERIGDDFELVKKRLKEIGFTDWVFFRQKKMQMTPL comes from the coding sequence ATGAACGCTGAGTTAAAATTTGATTTTCATACCCATCACGACCGATGCGGACATGCTCGCGGAACAATTCGAGATTATATAGAGGCATCTATTGATAAAGGCCTTGATATCATTGGGATTTCGGATCATTCTCCTTATTTTGCGAGCGAAGAAGACCAGCCGTTTCCTCACATTGCGATGGGAAAAAGCGCATTCTCCGGATATGTAGCTGAGATTTTGAAACTAAAAGAAGAATATAAACAGAAAATTGAAGTGCTGTTAGGCGTGGAGTCTGATTTCTTTCCCGAGCATGCGGAAATATATCAGAGCTACTATAAAAAATATCCGTTTGACTACATAATCGGCTCTGTTCATCAAGTTGATGAAATCAGTATCTTTCATAAAACGCGTTGGGAAGGGCTTTCTCAAAAAGAAAAGCAGCGCACGAAAGAAACGTATTATCAATTAATTGAAGAATCCGCCCGGAGCAGAATGTTTCAAATCCTTGGCCATATTGATGCCATGAAAGGATTCTATCCCTCTTTTTCTTCTATCGAGACAGCTGTCATTGATCAGACGCTAAAAGTGATTTCGGCACATAACATTGCTATAGAAGTGAATACATCAGGCAAAACCAAAGACTGCGGAGGCTGGTATCCTGCAGACGATATTTTAGAAAGAGCCCTGCACTACGGGGTACACATTACATTTGGTTCTGATGCTCATGACCTAGAGCGTATTGGCGACGACTTTGAACTAGTAAAAAAGCGTCTTAAAGAAATCGGCTTTACGGATTGGGTCTTTTTTAGACAGAAAAAAATGCAGATGACACCTTTATAA
- a CDS encoding DUF2254 domain-containing protein, which yields MNTFRWIAARKQLSPRAFKDELTSQIWFSPLIYAFFSVLLAALTLFLDYYCKVGEKVPSFFSINMDLTNTLVSTIMPGILSITTFTFNLMLVVFTSFAAQFSPRVLKNFASSKSTQRILGIFIGSFLYTLFVFLFLNSSQVDGYFAIPFVTTALSVFSAGTFVYFINHSVKWLQVNHMTQSMKTASIKAIKTTIREELEIHRTQSSHSEQFSFPEGEKKPVCIQTSGYIQTLNYSQLIHCAKEHNLVIKMEREVGDYVLSGTVLFYYWHRDSTEHDEMDCTVFHQYIHVGKSQTDIQDTTYIITKFVEMAIKSLGNDDFKTAVNSIHQISDILREICAASQFSSYLVDDKGVIRMVIPDKKFEDFLYDGFANIRHYARRNIIITMELLKTLGNLAEAIGPAYYDDIWEFAVYISKGFEEEYLFVQDKKYFLHILCDLAVSTKKEEQYEQIAKQMKE from the coding sequence ATGAATACATTTAGATGGATAGCTGCAAGGAAACAGCTTTCTCCTCGCGCGTTTAAAGATGAGTTAACTAGTCAAATCTGGTTTAGTCCCTTAATTTATGCTTTCTTTTCTGTTCTTTTAGCTGCACTGACGCTGTTTCTTGACTATTATTGCAAAGTAGGAGAGAAGGTCCCTTCATTTTTTTCAATCAACATGGATTTAACGAATACGTTAGTGAGTACGATTATGCCCGGGATTTTATCGATTACCACATTTACCTTTAATTTAATGCTTGTTGTGTTTACATCATTTGCAGCTCAGTTTTCTCCTCGCGTGTTAAAAAACTTTGCTTCTTCTAAGTCTACTCAGCGAATTTTAGGTATTTTTATAGGGAGTTTTTTGTATACACTTTTTGTCTTTCTATTTTTAAACAGCTCTCAAGTAGACGGATATTTTGCGATTCCCTTTGTGACGACAGCCCTTTCTGTTTTTAGTGCGGGCACGTTTGTCTACTTCATTAATCATTCTGTTAAGTGGCTGCAAGTAAATCATATGACTCAATCGATGAAAACAGCGTCCATAAAAGCGATTAAGACAACGATTCGCGAGGAACTGGAGATTCATCGAACGCAGTCTAGTCATAGCGAACAATTTTCCTTTCCAGAAGGAGAGAAAAAGCCGGTATGTATTCAAACATCTGGCTATATTCAAACGTTGAACTACAGCCAATTGATTCACTGTGCCAAAGAGCATAATTTAGTGATAAAAATGGAGCGTGAAGTAGGGGATTATGTGCTCAGCGGAACCGTATTGTTTTATTATTGGCATAGAGATTCGACAGAGCACGATGAAATGGATTGCACCGTCTTTCACCAATATATCCATGTAGGGAAATCCCAGACTGATATTCAAGACACGACGTATATTATTACCAAGTTTGTGGAGATGGCGATTAAATCACTAGGAAATGATGACTTCAAAACGGCAGTTAACTCCATTCACCAAATTAGCGATATTCTTCGGGAAATTTGTGCCGCGAGTCAATTTTCTTCTTACTTAGTTGATGATAAAGGCGTGATACGAATGGTGATCCCTGACAAAAAGTTTGAGGACTTTTTATATGATGGATTTGCGAATATCCGGCACTATGCGAGACGGAATATTATCATTACGATGGAGCTGCTCAAAACGCTTGGAAATCTCGCTGAGGCCATTGGGCCAGCTTATTATGACGACATCTGGGAGTTCGCCGTCTACATTTCTAAAGGCTTTGAAGAAGAGTATTTATTTGTTCAAGATAAAAAATATTTTTTACATATTCTTTGCGATTTAGCGGTTTCCACAAAAAAAGAAGAGCAGTATGAACAAATCGCCAAACAAATGAAAGAATAA
- a CDS encoding histidine kinase N-terminal 7TM domain-containing diguanylate cyclase has product MNLDLTAYITLICTSGVLNLYLCFYVFIKRHHYANIAHLFILHTGFTTIYCMGAAFSLLSVNLGEMKFWTAIQYVGMPFSPPAGLLFVMQYVGIKVRKKHIFTLFIIPFISLIMVATNDWHHLHYRVFEIDPVLGAPYVHQEIGPWYTIHGMFIFSSMFVAFLLAVYRWKETAKAYRLQLISLMVGQLVPIVTAFIYLMGFTPQGIDPVPMVLWVSSFLYLWSINSSRMFTVMPVAKDAIFNSINDGVIVLDESYRLIEFNLASKNMFPQLKKSMLGKHFADIWGTLSGSSFPFAFENKNSSQELQLFSEDQSPYTYQVRTSPLQYANNSHGLLLIFTDITELKRLQLKLENQAYYDELTQIYNRRAFFQHSKQAFDEVKKSASSFTLFLLDIDYFKKVNDTYGHYTGDQVLVHVVKACQSVLSQGALFARYGGEEFVLALKGYTLSQGETLAEQIRRHVETHPLLINEETISVTLSLGVAQAEKQENETLDELLNKADIALYAAKQNGRNQVRVYEEKKEILKRT; this is encoded by the coding sequence GTGAATTTAGATTTAACAGCTTATATAACGCTTATCTGCACGTCTGGTGTTCTTAATCTATACTTATGTTTTTACGTATTTATTAAGCGTCACCACTACGCTAACATTGCGCATTTATTTATTCTTCATACAGGTTTCACTACTATTTATTGTATGGGTGCGGCGTTTAGCTTACTATCCGTTAACCTCGGAGAAATGAAATTTTGGACCGCTATTCAATACGTGGGCATGCCTTTTTCGCCTCCTGCAGGACTGCTGTTTGTTATGCAGTATGTCGGCATAAAAGTAAGGAAAAAACATATTTTCACCCTTTTTATCATTCCTTTTATTAGTTTGATTATGGTCGCAACAAATGACTGGCATCACCTTCATTACCGCGTGTTTGAAATTGATCCCGTTCTAGGTGCTCCTTACGTTCATCAAGAAATTGGACCATGGTACACAATTCACGGCATGTTCATCTTTTCGTCTATGTTCGTTGCTTTTTTGCTCGCCGTTTACCGCTGGAAAGAAACAGCCAAAGCTTATCGCCTGCAGTTAATTTCATTAATGGTCGGTCAATTAGTCCCTATCGTCACAGCTTTTATCTATTTAATGGGCTTTACGCCGCAGGGAATTGATCCAGTTCCGATGGTTTTATGGGTTTCTTCATTTTTATATTTATGGTCCATTAACTCATCGCGTATGTTTACAGTCATGCCCGTTGCGAAAGACGCGATATTTAACAGCATCAATGACGGTGTTATCGTGCTTGATGAATCCTACAGACTAATTGAATTTAATCTAGCGTCTAAAAACATGTTTCCGCAGCTAAAAAAGTCGATGCTTGGAAAACATTTTGCTGATATTTGGGGGACGCTATCGGGCAGTTCATTTCCTTTTGCATTCGAAAATAAAAACAGCAGTCAAGAGCTGCAGCTTTTTTCTGAGGATCAATCTCCGTATACGTATCAAGTTCGCACTTCTCCTTTGCAGTATGCTAACAACAGTCACGGCTTGCTGCTTATTTTTACGGATATCACGGAGCTAAAAAGACTTCAGCTAAAGCTTGAAAATCAAGCTTATTACGATGAGCTGACGCAAATTTATAATCGCAGGGCATTTTTTCAGCACAGCAAGCAAGCGTTCGATGAAGTAAAAAAGTCCGCATCTTCTTTTACACTTTTTTTACTTGATATTGATTATTTTAAAAAAGTGAACGATACGTATGGCCATTATACCGGCGATCAAGTGCTTGTACATGTCGTAAAAGCCTGCCAGTCCGTATTATCACAAGGAGCCCTTTTTGCTCGGTACGGCGGTGAAGAATTTGTACTCGCGCTAAAGGGCTATACTTTATCTCAAGGTGAAACGCTTGCTGAGCAAATTCGCCGTCACGTCGAGACTCACCCCTTACTGATTAATGAAGAAACCATTTCTGTTACGCTAAGTCTTGGAGTAGCACAAGCGGAAAAACAAGAAAATGAAACGTTAGATGAGCTGTTGAATAAAGCAGATATCGCCCTGTACGCTGCCAAACAAAACGGCCGCAACCAAGTACGTGTGTATGAAGAGAAAAAAGAAATACTAAAAAGAACCTGA